Within Paenibacillus albicereus, the genomic segment CAGCCGGACGGTGAGGATGAACGTCGCGACGACGATGATGCCGACGAGGCCGGTTACGGCCCGGTGGGAATATTCGATGGCGGTCTCCAGCGTAAAGGCGGGAATGAACTTGCCGTTGCAAAGCGGCCAGTCGTCTCCGCAGCCGCGGCCGGACTCGGTATTGGTTACAAGCGCCCCGGCCAGCAGGACCAGGAACATGCCGATGCAAGACATCCATGCAAGCAGGCGGTAGGCTCGGGAGAACATGATTGTCGGTTGTCACCCCTTCTTCCTATGGATACAACCCTCATTATAGCGACAAAAAAATGCAAAAGCCATGTTGAAAATGTGACGATCCCGGCCCGAATCCGTGGCGGTCCGGAGCGCCCTGACCGTGGTTTTTCGAAGCTTGGGGCGCCTGATTAGCTTGCCCTGCGGACGCCGCTCCCGTCCCCGTTCCAGCTGGCAATAAGCGGCGGCGGAGCGGGCGATGAAATACCGAGCAAACCCCCATCTGCCCGCGTTGCTCGGTTTTTCCGCGCAACTCCGACCGTCTGGCTCTCCATCCTCTCGAGTTGCTCGGTTTTTCCGCGCAACTGCGACCGTTCGGCCCTCTATCCGCACGAGTTGCTCGATTTTTCCGCGCAACTGCGACCGTTCGGCCCTCTATCCGCACGAGTTGCTCGATTTTTACGCGCAACTCCGCCATTCGGCCCTCCATCCGCACGAGTTGCTTCGTTTTTCCGCTCAACTGCGACCGTCTGGCCTCCATCCACCCGAGTTGCTCGGTTTTTACGCGCAACTCCGACCTTTCGGGCTAGCTCTATCTGCGGCGGCCGAATGGTGCCGGCCGCTGGAGCGCTGCCGTCTCCCAGGTATGCAGGAGACGGCCCCTTCCCCCCCAAAAAAAAGGGGGGGGGCAGAGGTGATGGGACAAGGCAAGCGGAGCGAGCCGATGCCTTTCGTAGAAGCGGCAGCGGTCCTCTTGGAAGACGGATGGCCTCCGCATAGGAGGTCAGGGGATCAGGGCATCCGGCTTCCAGTGGAATCGGAGAAAGGCTCGACTCGCGCAGCGGGCTTCTTGTCCAACGTACGTTGCGGCTACCTGCCGAGAAAGGCTCGGCTCGCGCAGCAGACCTCTTTTCCACCGAGTCTACCTGCCGAGAAAGGCTCGGCTCGCGCAGCGGACCTCTTGTCCACCGAGGCTACCTGCCGAGAAAGGCTCGGCTCGCGCAGCCGGCTTCTCGTTCCGCAGACGGAATGTCGGAGAACAAAAAGGCCGAAGCCTAGAACGGCTTCGACCTCCTTCATGCGGCGGTCAGCCTGGAAGGGCGTCCGCCACTTGCAGCGCCCGGTCCAGAAACTGCTCGATCTCCTCGCGGGACTTGCGGAGCTTGTTCACGAAGCGCACCAGCTCCTTGCTCTCGCGGAAGGCGACGAAGCTCGGGATGCCGAGGATGTTCAGCTCGGAGCACAGCTCCGGCAGGTCGTCCCGGTCGATTTCGATGAACGCGATGCGGCCGGCGTACTTCTGCTCAAGCTCCGGCATGAACGGATCGATGAAATGGCAGTCCGGACACCAGGTCGTCTTGAACACGGCGACGGTGACGCCGCTCGCGGAGACGGTCTGGCGGAACTGGTCTTCGGTCGTCAGCTTCTGCATGGACATCTTCCTTTCGGGGATGCGGGACTATCCGACTTCGCGGACAATCTCGACGACGTTGGAATAGCTTGTCTTCTTCATGCTCGCGCTTGCTCCGAGCAGCTTGGCGATGTCCTTGGCCGGGACGTAGAGCGTGCCGTCGATGACGGTCGGCGGGAAGCTGAGCTGCGTCTTGGCGGAACCGGCAAAGACGGTCTTGCTTCCTTTGGCGAGCCAGATCGTGCGGCCGCGGGCGTCATCGGCGAGCGCCCACTTCTTGCGGCCGCTGTCGTACGTCAGCGACGCGCCCATGCTGTCCGCGAGCGAGCGCAGCGG encodes:
- a CDS encoding thioredoxin family protein, with product MQKLTTEDQFRQTVSASGVTVAVFKTTWCPDCHFIDPFMPELEQKYAGRIAFIEIDRDDLPELCSELNILGIPSFVAFRESKELVRFVNKLRKSREEIEQFLDRALQVADALPG